A genomic segment from Aegilops tauschii subsp. strangulata cultivar AL8/78 chromosome 1, Aet v6.0, whole genome shotgun sequence encodes:
- the LOC123496947 gene encoding uncharacterized protein: protein MATSKMMPPAPKLLVLSPASTFGSVAVYACSPSSPVDDLLFTFDCARRNSVEMVMPSPCCGLTLLYDAAAPAYYVCNAATRAITRLPPHRVPTYDSSAGLGFDAGTREYKVVRLINGVFGEKETIRCDVCTPGADRWRPATGGVPFKWSQFANSAVHHAAVNKIPPVFANGCLHWLINPSLIIRRPRAAIVSFSVAEETFGCVRSPPFWGPREHLGSLSQSEGEHLVVMDDQLCIVRDLRNGIPHGGTLEIWGLLDYGSGDWSLNHRIDLFGQVKRELADPRVVRVIGNVGNCKLGKKIVIATSKHLVHDKFQKKVYSYDPSRQVLEGILSVTETHTSLMLFVPGSRFSLLEESLALVHKTHEDLAFKNVLKKLRLHAKRLKDERSLLLKSSAI from the coding sequence ATGGCCACCTCTAAGATGATGCCGCCGGCCCCGAAGCTACTCGTGCTCTCGCCGGCATCAACATTTGGCTCCGTTGCTGTGTACGCGTGCTCACCGTCAAGCCCCGTAGACGATTTACTCTTCACCTTCGACTGCGCCCGCCGCAACTCTGTTGAAATGGTGATGCCCTCGCCATGCTGCGGGCTCACCCTCCTGTATGACGCCGCGGCGCCGGCTTACTATGTTTGCAATGCGGCTACAAGGGCGATCACACGCCTGCCGCCTCACCGTGTTCCCACATACGATTCCAGTGCCGGACTGGGATTTGACGCCGGGACAAGGGAGTACAAGGTCGTGAGGTTGATCAATGGGGTTTTCGGTGAGAAGGAGACGATCAGGTGTGACGTGTGCACGCCCGGAGCTGATCGCTGGAGGCCGGCAACCGGAGGGGTGCCCTTCAAATGGTCCCAGTTTGCAAACTCCGCGGTTCATCATGCAGCGGTGAACAAAATACCGCCCGTGTTCGCCAACGGATGCCTGCACTGGTTGATCAACCCTTCACTTATCATCAGAAGGCCAAGAGCTGCTATCGTATCCTTTTCAGTCGCAGAGGAGACCTTCGGATGTGTCCGTTCGCCGCCGTTCTGGGGACCGAGAGAACATCTGGGCTCCCTGTCCCAGTCAGAAGGAGAGCACCTGGTTGTGATGGATGACCAGCTATGCATTGTCCGGGATCTTCGCAACGGAATCCCTCATGGCGGCACCTTGGAGATTTGGGGACTGCTGGATTATGGCTCCGGTGATTGGTCGCTGAATCATCGAATCGATTTGTTCGGGCAGGTAAAAAGAGAATTAGCTGATCCACGGGTTGTGAGGGTTATTGGTAATGTTGGCAACTGCAAGTTAGGGAAGAAGATTGTGATTGCTACTAGCAAGCACTTGGTTCACGACAAGTTTCAGAAAAAGGTTTACTCATATGATCCTAGCCGTCAAGTTCTAGAGGGCATTCTTTCGGTCACCGAGACGCACACCTCTCTTATGCTCTTCGTCCCTGGTTCAAGATTCAGCTTACTTGAAGAGAGCCTTGCTCTGGTGCATAAAACTCATGAAGACCTGGCCTTCAAGAATGTGCTAAAGAAACTACGGCTCCATGCTAAAAGGCTAAAAGATGAAAGGTCTCTCTTGTTGAAATCTTCTGCAATTTAA